A DNA window from Pseudomonas tohonis contains the following coding sequences:
- the hisS gene encoding histidine--tRNA ligase has translation MSKTLQAIRGMNDILPEQTPAWRYLERTLADLLDSYGYREIRLPILEFTELFARGIGEGTDVVDKEMYTFLDRNEESLTLRPEGTAGCVRAVLEHGMTGGGQVQKLWYAGPMFRYEKPQKGRYRQFHQIGVEVFNLPGPDIDAELIVLTWRLWKKLGLGDAVTLQLNSLGSSEARVAYRDALVAYLQERFDRLDEDSQRRMTTNPLRILDSKVPETQALLVDAPRLHDYLDAESVAHFEGLKARLDAVGIRYEINQKLVRGLDYYSRTAFEWVTDKLGSQGTVCGGGRYDGLITQFGGKPTPGVGFAMGVERLVLLLETLDLVPAELSAPAHAYICAFGEPAELAALALAEQLRDAVPGLRMLVNSGAGSFKSQFKKADKSGARFALILGEDELANRVVGFKPLRDDSEQQNIAWDALAERLAACIDQA, from the coding sequence GTGAGCAAGACGCTGCAAGCCATTCGTGGCATGAACGACATCCTGCCGGAGCAGACCCCTGCCTGGCGTTACCTGGAACGCACCCTGGCAGACCTGCTGGACAGCTACGGTTACCGCGAGATCCGCCTGCCGATCCTCGAGTTCACCGAACTCTTCGCCCGCGGCATCGGCGAGGGCACCGATGTGGTCGACAAGGAGATGTACACCTTCCTCGACCGCAACGAAGAATCCCTGACCCTGCGCCCCGAAGGCACCGCGGGTTGCGTGCGTGCCGTGCTGGAGCACGGCATGACCGGCGGCGGCCAGGTGCAGAAGCTGTGGTACGCGGGCCCGATGTTCCGCTACGAGAAACCGCAGAAGGGCCGCTACCGCCAGTTCCACCAGATCGGCGTGGAAGTCTTCAACCTGCCCGGTCCGGACATCGATGCAGAGCTGATCGTGCTCACCTGGCGCCTGTGGAAGAAGCTCGGTCTCGGCGACGCCGTGACCCTGCAGCTCAACAGCCTGGGCTCCAGCGAGGCGCGTGTCGCCTATCGCGACGCCCTGGTGGCCTACCTGCAGGAGCGCTTCGATCGTCTCGACGAAGACAGCCAGCGGCGCATGACCACCAACCCGCTGCGCATCCTCGACAGCAAGGTGCCGGAAACCCAGGCCCTGCTGGTCGACGCCCCGCGCCTGCACGACTACCTGGACGCCGAGTCCGTGGCCCACTTCGAGGGGCTCAAGGCGCGCCTCGACGCGGTCGGCATCCGCTACGAGATCAACCAGAAGCTGGTTCGCGGCCTGGACTACTACAGCCGCACCGCCTTCGAGTGGGTCACCGACAAGCTCGGCTCCCAGGGCACCGTCTGCGGCGGTGGCCGCTATGACGGCCTGATCACCCAGTTCGGTGGCAAGCCGACCCCGGGCGTCGGCTTCGCCATGGGCGTCGAGCGCCTGGTGCTGCTGCTGGAAACCCTGGACCTGGTCCCGGCCGAGCTCAGCGCCCCCGCGCATGCCTACATCTGCGCCTTCGGCGAACCCGCCGAGCTCGCCGCCTTGGCCCTGGCCGAGCAACTGCGCGACGCCGTCCCCGGCCTGCGCATGCTGGTCAATTCCGGTGCCGGCAGCTTCAAGAGCCAGTTCAAGAAAGCCGACAAGAGCGGCGCGCGCTTCGCCCTGATCCTGGGTGAGGACGAACTGGCCAACCGCGTGGTAGGTTTCAAACCCCTGCGCGACGACAGCGAACAACAGAACATCGCCTGGGACGCTCTCGCAGAGCGCCTGGCGGCCTGCATCGATCAGGCTTGA
- the ispG gene encoding flavodoxin-dependent (E)-4-hydroxy-3-methylbut-2-enyl-diphosphate synthase encodes MHCESPIKRRQSRKIWVGSVPVGGDAPIAVQSMTNTDTCDVAATVGQIRRLEEAGADIVRVSVPDMEAAEAFGKIKQQVRVPLVADIHFDYTIALRVAELGVDCLRINPGNIGREDRVRAVVDAARDRGIPIRIGVNAGSLEKDLQKKYGEPTPQALVESALRHVEHLDRLDFQDFKVSVKASDVFMAVEAYRLLATQIVQPLHLGITEAGGLRSGTVKSAVGLGMLLADGIGDTIRISLAADPVEEIKVGYDILKSLRLRSRGINFIACPSCSRQNFDVVKTMNELEGRLEDLLVPLDVAVIGCVVNGPGEAKEAHVGLTGGTPNNLIYIDGKPAQKLNNDNLVEELEKLIRRKAAEKVEADAAVIARS; translated from the coding sequence ATGCATTGCGAATCCCCGATCAAACGCCGCCAGTCCCGCAAGATCTGGGTCGGCTCCGTGCCCGTGGGCGGCGACGCCCCGATCGCCGTCCAGAGCATGACCAATACCGATACCTGCGACGTCGCCGCCACCGTCGGCCAGATCCGCCGGCTGGAAGAGGCGGGTGCCGATATCGTCCGCGTCTCGGTGCCGGACATGGAGGCCGCCGAGGCCTTCGGCAAGATCAAGCAGCAGGTCCGCGTTCCCCTGGTCGCCGACATCCATTTCGACTACACCATCGCCCTGCGCGTGGCGGAGCTGGGCGTCGACTGCCTGCGCATCAACCCGGGCAACATCGGCCGTGAAGACCGCGTGCGTGCCGTGGTCGATGCCGCCCGTGACCGTGGCATCCCGATCCGCATCGGCGTCAACGCCGGCTCGCTGGAAAAGGACCTGCAGAAGAAGTACGGCGAGCCCACCCCGCAAGCCCTGGTGGAGTCCGCGCTGCGCCATGTCGAGCACCTGGACCGCCTGGACTTCCAGGACTTCAAGGTCAGCGTCAAGGCGTCCGACGTGTTCATGGCGGTGGAAGCCTACCGCCTGCTGGCCACCCAGATCGTCCAGCCGCTGCACCTGGGCATCACCGAAGCCGGCGGCCTGCGCTCCGGCACGGTGAAATCCGCCGTGGGCCTGGGCATGCTGCTCGCCGACGGGATTGGCGATACCATCCGCATCTCGCTGGCCGCCGACCCGGTGGAAGAGATCAAGGTCGGCTACGACATCCTCAAGTCCCTGCGCCTTCGTTCCCGTGGCATCAACTTCATCGCCTGCCCGAGCTGCTCGCGGCAGAACTTCGACGTGGTCAAGACCATGAACGAACTGGAAGGCCGCCTCGAGGACCTGCTGGTCCCGCTGGACGTCGCCGTGATCGGCTGCGTGGTGAACGGGCCCGGCGAAGCCAAGGAAGCCCATGTGGGGCTGACCGGCGGCACGCCGAACAACCTCATCTACATCGACGGCAAGCCGGCGCAGAAGCTGAACAATGACAACCTGGTGGAAGAGCTGGAAAAGCTGATCCGCCGCAAAGCGGCTGAAAAGGTCGAAGCTGACGCGGCCGTCATCGCCCGCAGCTGA
- a CDS encoding RodZ domain-containing protein yields the protein MKASQPEIAAATRANPGETLRQARESKDLSLAEVARQLNLTEQALRQLEAGSFDQLPGHTFARGYIRAYAKLLGMDQARLVTDFDLYTGTDATGSNVHSLGRIEEPVRLSQSVLRFVSFAILLVLGVIGFLWWQDQAERRSGETADISMEHVEVESADGTTQIHPLDEPEDQAVVEAQQGEEGAPGELSPEVAAQPEGTPPTAASTAPTQALPLPQSSAPATSAPVAPSAATATTPAAPVAPAAPTAPAATAPAAPAQAPVVAAAGQGLVRIQFVANCWTQVTDADGKVLLSALKRSGESVELAGRPPFELRLGYARGAQVSYNGQAVDVAPYTHGETARLKLGQ from the coding sequence ATGAAAGCGTCGCAACCCGAAATTGCCGCGGCGACCCGTGCCAACCCAGGCGAGACCCTGCGGCAGGCGCGTGAAAGCAAGGACCTGAGCCTTGCCGAGGTCGCGCGACAGCTGAACCTGACCGAACAGGCCCTGCGCCAGCTCGAAGCGGGCTCTTTCGACCAGTTGCCCGGCCACACCTTCGCCCGGGGCTACATCCGTGCCTACGCCAAGCTGCTGGGCATGGACCAGGCGCGCCTGGTGACCGACTTCGACCTCTATACCGGCACCGACGCCACTGGCAGCAACGTCCACAGCCTGGGTCGCATCGAGGAGCCCGTGCGCCTGTCGCAGAGCGTCCTGCGCTTCGTCAGCTTCGCCATCCTGCTGGTCCTCGGCGTCATCGGCTTCCTCTGGTGGCAGGACCAGGCCGAGCGCCGCAGCGGTGAAACCGCCGACATCAGCATGGAGCACGTCGAGGTCGAGAGCGCCGACGGCACCACCCAGATCCACCCGCTGGACGAACCCGAGGACCAGGCGGTCGTCGAGGCCCAGCAGGGCGAGGAGGGCGCCCCGGGCGAACTCTCCCCCGAGGTCGCCGCTCAGCCGGAAGGCACGCCCCCGACCGCCGCCTCCACCGCGCCGACCCAGGCCCTGCCCCTGCCCCAGTCCAGTGCGCCGGCCACCAGCGCCCCCGTTGCACCGAGCGCCGCCACGGCCACCACTCCGGCCGCTCCCGTGGCGCCTGCTGCGCCCACGGCTCCTGCCGCCACCGCGCCTGCCGCACCTGCACAGGCTCCGGTGGTCGCTGCCGCCGGGCAGGGCCTGGTGCGCATCCAGTTCGTCGCCAATTGCTGGACCCAGGTGACCGACGCCGATGGCAAGGTCCTGCTCAGCGCCCTGAAGCGCAGCGGCGAGTCGGTCGAGCTGGCCGGCAGGCCGCCGTTCGAGCTGCGCCTGGGTTACGCCCGTGGCGCCCAGGTCAGCTACAACGGCCAGGCCGTCGATGTGGCGCCCTACACCCACGGTGAGACCGCTCGCCTGAAACTGGGGCAATAA
- the pilW gene encoding type IV pilus biogenesis/stability protein PilW, whose protein sequence is MTLRPALLLVFASLVGCVSTGSVDPMKTAEGRDKARDAYIQLGIGYLSQGAAERAKVPLRKALELDSSSADANAALALVFQTEMEPKLADEHFRKALSSRTDSRILNNYGGFLYEQKRYEEAYKRFEQAAEDSLYPERSRVFENLGLTALRMNRPDLAKQHFDKSLRLNRQQPVALLEMADLSYAEKQYVPARDYYDRYSKIAPQTARSLLLGTRLATVFDDRDQAASLGLQLKRLYPGTPEYQQYLSEQR, encoded by the coding sequence ATGACCTTGCGCCCCGCGCTGCTTCTCGTTTTCGCCAGCCTGGTGGGCTGTGTGTCCACTGGCTCCGTTGACCCGATGAAGACCGCGGAAGGCCGCGACAAGGCCCGCGATGCCTACATCCAGCTGGGCATCGGCTACCTGTCCCAGGGTGCCGCCGAGCGCGCCAAGGTGCCCCTGCGCAAGGCCCTGGAACTCGACTCCTCCAGCGCCGACGCCAACGCCGCGCTGGCCCTGGTGTTCCAGACCGAAATGGAACCCAAGCTCGCCGACGAGCATTTCCGCAAGGCCCTGTCCTCGCGCACCGATTCGCGCATCCTCAACAACTACGGTGGTTTCCTCTACGAGCAGAAGCGCTACGAGGAAGCCTACAAGCGCTTCGAACAGGCTGCCGAAGACAGCCTCTACCCCGAGCGCTCCCGCGTATTCGAGAACCTTGGCCTGACCGCCCTGCGGATGAACCGCCCGGACCTGGCCAAGCAGCACTTCGACAAGTCCCTGCGTCTCAACCGTCAGCAGCCGGTAGCGTTGCTGGAGATGGCGGACCTGTCCTATGCCGAGAAGCAGTACGTTCCGGCGCGCGACTACTACGACCGCTACAGCAAGATCGCCCCCCAGACTGCCCGCAGCCTTCTGCTCGGCACCCGTCTGGCCACCGTGTTCGATGACCGCGACCAGGCGGCGAGCCTGGGCCTGCAACTCAAACGACTCTATCCCGGCACGCCGGAATACCAGCAATACCTGTCGGAGCAAAGATGA
- the rlmN gene encoding 23S rRNA (adenine(2503)-C(2))-methyltransferase RlmN — protein MTESTGKVNLLGLTQPQLESFFESIGEKRFRAGQVMKWIHHFGVDDFDAMSNIGKALRDKLKASAEIRGPEIVSQDISSDGTRKWVVRVASGSCVETVYIPQGGRGTLCVSSQAGCALDCSFCSTGKQGFNSDLTAAEVIGQVWIANKSFGTVPAKIDRAITNVVMMGMGEPLLNFDNVVAAMNIMMDDLGYGISKRKVTLSTSGVAPMIDKLAEVTDVSLALSLHAPNDELRNQLVPINKKYPLAVVLEACNRYISRLGEKRFLTIEYTLLKDVNDQPAHAEQMIALLKDFPCKINLIPFNPFPFSGYERPSNNAIRRFQDMLHKAGHNVTVRTTRGDDIDAACGQLVGQVQDRTRRSERYIAVRQLNGDGDAPQNAANRN, from the coding sequence ATGACTGAATCCACCGGTAAAGTTAACCTGCTGGGCCTGACCCAGCCGCAACTGGAGAGCTTCTTCGAATCCATCGGGGAGAAGCGTTTCCGTGCCGGACAGGTGATGAAATGGATTCACCACTTTGGCGTCGATGACTTCGACGCCATGAGCAATATCGGCAAGGCCTTGCGCGACAAGCTCAAGGCCTCTGCCGAGATTCGCGGTCCCGAGATCGTCAGCCAGGACATCTCCAGCGACGGCACCCGCAAGTGGGTGGTGCGCGTGGCGTCCGGCAGCTGCGTTGAGACCGTGTACATCCCGCAAGGCGGGCGCGGCACCCTCTGCGTCTCCTCCCAGGCGGGCTGCGCGCTGGACTGCAGCTTCTGCTCCACCGGCAAGCAGGGTTTCAACAGCGACCTCACCGCGGCCGAAGTCATCGGCCAGGTCTGGATCGCCAACAAGTCCTTCGGCACCGTCCCGGCCAAGATCGACCGCGCCATCACCAACGTGGTGATGATGGGCATGGGCGAGCCGCTGCTGAACTTCGACAACGTGGTAGCCGCCATGAACATCATGATGGACGACCTCGGCTACGGCATTTCCAAGCGCAAGGTGACCCTGTCCACCTCCGGCGTCGCGCCGATGATCGACAAGCTCGCCGAAGTCACCGACGTATCCCTGGCGCTGTCGCTGCACGCGCCGAACGACGAGTTGCGCAACCAACTGGTGCCGATCAACAAGAAGTACCCCCTGGCGGTGGTGCTCGAGGCCTGCAACCGCTACATCTCCCGCCTGGGCGAGAAGCGTTTCCTGACCATCGAGTACACCCTGCTCAAGGATGTGAACGATCAGCCGGCCCACGCTGAGCAGATGATCGCACTCCTCAAGGATTTTCCTTGCAAGATCAACCTGATTCCGTTTAATCCCTTTCCTTTCTCGGGGTACGAGCGACCGAGCAATAATGCCATTCGTCGCTTCCAGGACATGCTCCACAAGGCCGGGCACAACGTCACCGTGCGCACCACGCGCGGCGATGACATCGATGCCGCCTGCGGCCAGTTGGTCGGCCAGGTCCAGGATCGTACCCGTCGCAGCGAGCGCTACATCGCCGTGCGCCAGCTCAATGGCGATGGCGACGCACCGCAGAACGCTGCCAACCGAAACTGA
- the ndk gene encoding nucleoside-diphosphate kinase, translated as MAVERTLSIIKPDAVAKNVVGEIVTRFEKAGLSVVAAKMVQLSEREAGGFYAEHKERPFFKDLVSFMTSGPVVVQVLEGEGAIAKNRELMGATDPKKADAGTIRADFAVSIDENAVHGSDSEASAAREIAYFFAATEVCARIR; from the coding sequence ATGGCCGTTGAACGTACCCTGTCCATCATCAAGCCCGATGCCGTTGCCAAGAACGTGGTTGGCGAGATCGTCACCCGTTTCGAAAAAGCCGGCCTGAGCGTCGTTGCCGCCAAGATGGTCCAGCTCTCCGAGCGCGAAGCCGGTGGCTTCTACGCCGAGCACAAAGAGCGTCCCTTCTTCAAGGATCTGGTTTCCTTCATGACCTCCGGCCCGGTCGTCGTGCAGGTGCTGGAAGGCGAAGGCGCCATCGCCAAGAACCGTGAACTGATGGGCGCTACCGACCCGAAGAAAGCCGACGCCGGCACCATCCGCGCTGACTTCGCCGTCTCCATCGACGAAAACGCCGTACACGGTTCCGACTCCGAGGCTTCCGCTGCTCGCGAGATCGCCTACTTCTTCGCCGCCACCGAGGTGTGCGCTCGTATTCGCTGA
- the iscX gene encoding Fe-S cluster assembly protein IscX, whose product MSLKWVDVLEIAIQLAESKPEVDPRYVNFVDLHKWVVSLPEFDDDSQRGGEKVLEAIQAAWIEEAD is encoded by the coding sequence ATGAGTCTCAAATGGGTCGATGTTCTGGAGATCGCCATCCAGCTGGCCGAGAGCAAGCCTGAGGTTGACCCGCGCTACGTCAACTTCGTCGACCTGCATAAGTGGGTCGTGAGCCTGCCGGAGTTCGATGACGACAGCCAGCGTGGCGGCGAGAAGGTCCTCGAAGCCATCCAGGCGGCCTGGATCGAAGAAGCCGACTGA
- the fdx gene encoding ISC system 2Fe-2S type ferredoxin, with translation MPQIVFLPNAEHCPEGMVVEAQPGETIIAAAMRNGLEIEHACEMSCACTTCHVVVREGFNSLEASDELEDDMLDKAWGLEAESRLSCQAVVGEVDLVVEIPKYTLNQVSEKH, from the coding sequence ATGCCGCAGATCGTATTTCTGCCCAACGCCGAGCACTGCCCTGAGGGGATGGTGGTCGAGGCCCAGCCGGGCGAAACCATCATCGCCGCGGCCATGCGCAACGGCCTGGAGATCGAGCACGCCTGCGAGATGTCCTGCGCCTGCACCACCTGCCACGTCGTGGTGCGCGAGGGTTTCAACTCCCTCGAGGCGTCCGACGAGCTCGAGGACGACATGCTGGACAAGGCCTGGGGCCTGGAAGCCGAGTCGCGACTGTCCTGCCAGGCGGTCGTGGGCGAGGTCGATCTCGTCGTGGAGATTCCCAAATACACTCTCAACCAGGTTTCTGAAAAGCACTGA
- the hscA gene encoding Fe-S protein assembly chaperone HscA: MALLQIAEPGQSPKPHQRRLAVGIDLGTTNSLVAAVRSGVSAPLADADGQVIMPSAVRYHADRVEVGRSAKDAASADPLNTVLSVKRFMGRGLEDVKQLGEQLPYRFTTGESHMPFIETVQGAKSPVEVSAEILRALRQRAEATLGGELVGAVITVPAYFDDAQRQATKDAARLAGLNVLRLLNEPTAAAVAYGLDKQAEGVVAIYDLGGGTFDISILRLTRGVFEVMATGGDSALGGDDFDHALAGWIVEQAGLSADLDPGAQRSLLEAACAAKEALTSADAVEVRYAQWSGQLTRARFDELIEPMVARSLKACRRAVRDAGIDLDEVEAVVMVGGSTRVPRVREAVGELFSRQPLTDIDPDQVVAIGAAVQADTLAGNKRGEELLLLDVIPLSLGLETMGGLMEKVIPRNTTIPVARAQEFTTYKDGQTAMMIHVLQGERELIKDCRSLARFELRGIPPMVAGAAKIRVTFQVDADGLLGVTASETSSGVEASIQVKPSYGLTDGEITRMLQDSFQYAGDDKVARALREQQVDAQRLIEAVQAALQADGDALLSAEERIAIDYQLEQLQGLLAGTDGAAIEQQTKRLTQVTDAFAARRMDASVKAALAGRRLNEIEE; encoded by the coding sequence ATGGCCCTACTGCAGATCGCCGAACCCGGACAGAGCCCCAAACCGCACCAGCGCCGCCTGGCGGTGGGTATCGACCTGGGCACCACGAATTCCCTGGTAGCCGCCGTTCGCAGTGGCGTTTCCGCGCCGCTCGCCGATGCCGACGGCCAGGTCATCATGCCGTCCGCCGTGCGCTATCACGCCGATCGCGTCGAGGTCGGCCGCTCGGCCAAGGACGCCGCATCCGCCGATCCCCTCAACACCGTCCTGTCGGTCAAGCGCTTCATGGGGCGCGGCCTCGAGGATGTGAAGCAACTGGGTGAGCAGCTCCCCTACCGCTTCACCACCGGCGAGTCGCACATGCCGTTCATCGAGACCGTGCAGGGTGCCAAGAGCCCTGTGGAGGTCTCCGCTGAAATCCTCCGTGCCTTGCGCCAGCGTGCCGAAGCCACCCTGGGTGGCGAGCTGGTCGGTGCGGTGATCACCGTTCCCGCCTATTTCGACGATGCCCAGCGCCAGGCCACCAAGGATGCCGCGCGCCTCGCCGGCCTGAACGTCCTGCGCCTGCTCAACGAGCCCACTGCCGCTGCCGTGGCCTACGGGCTGGACAAGCAGGCGGAAGGCGTCGTGGCCATCTATGACCTGGGTGGCGGTACCTTCGATATCTCCATCCTGCGCCTGACCCGTGGCGTCTTCGAAGTCATGGCCACCGGTGGCGACAGCGCCTTGGGCGGGGATGATTTCGACCATGCCCTGGCGGGCTGGATCGTCGAGCAGGCCGGCCTTTCCGCGGACCTGGATCCGGGCGCCCAGCGCAGCCTGCTGGAGGCCGCTTGCGCCGCCAAGGAAGCGCTGACCTCTGCCGATGCGGTCGAGGTGCGCTATGCGCAATGGTCGGGCCAACTGACCCGTGCCCGCTTCGATGAACTCATCGAGCCCATGGTGGCTCGCAGTCTCAAGGCCTGTCGTCGTGCCGTGCGCGATGCCGGCATCGACCTCGACGAGGTCGAGGCGGTGGTCATGGTGGGTGGTTCCACCCGCGTGCCGCGGGTGCGCGAGGCGGTCGGCGAGCTTTTTTCCCGTCAGCCCCTGACCGACATCGATCCCGACCAGGTCGTCGCCATCGGCGCCGCCGTCCAGGCGGACACCCTGGCGGGTAACAAGCGCGGCGAAGAGTTGCTGCTGCTGGACGTGATCCCGCTGTCCCTGGGGCTCGAAACCATGGGTGGCCTGATGGAGAAGGTGATTCCGCGCAACACCACCATTCCCGTCGCCCGTGCCCAGGAGTTCACCACCTACAAGGACGGCCAGACCGCCATGATGATCCACGTGCTCCAGGGTGAGCGCGAGCTGATCAAGGACTGCCGGTCCCTGGCCCGTTTCGAATTGCGTGGCATCCCGCCCATGGTGGCAGGCGCCGCGAAGATCCGCGTGACCTTCCAGGTGGACGCCGATGGCCTGCTGGGCGTGACCGCCAGCGAGACCTCCTCCGGTGTCGAGGCGAGCATCCAGGTGAAACCGTCCTACGGTCTGACCGATGGCGAAATCACCCGCATGCTGCAGGACTCCTTCCAGTACGCCGGTGACGACAAGGTCGCCCGCGCCCTGCGCGAGCAGCAGGTCGACGCCCAGCGCCTGATCGAAGCCGTGCAGGCGGCGCTGCAGGCTGACGGCGACGCATTGCTCAGTGCCGAGGAGCGCATCGCCATCGACTACCAGCTGGAGCAGCTGCAGGGTCTGTTGGCGGGTACCGACGGCGCTGCCATCGAACAGCAAACCAAGCGGCTGACCCAGGTGACCGACGCCTTCGCGGCCCGGCGCATGGATGCCAGCGTCAAGGCCGCCCTGGCGGGCCGCCGACTGAATGAAATCGAGGAATGA
- the hscB gene encoding co-chaperone HscB: MGTPCHFALFDLKPGFDLDLDQLASRYRELARNAHPDRFVDAPEREQRLAVEHAAQLNEAYQTLKSAPRRARYLLAVRGHELPLEATVKDPEFLLQQMQWREELEELQDSADLPGVATFKRRLKVAQADLDQAFSACWSDDARREEAERLVRRMQFLDKLTHEVRQLEERLDD; encoded by the coding sequence GTGGGTACCCCCTGTCATTTCGCATTGTTCGACCTGAAGCCCGGCTTCGATCTCGACCTCGACCAATTGGCGTCCCGCTATCGCGAGCTGGCGCGCAATGCTCACCCGGATCGCTTCGTCGATGCCCCCGAGCGTGAGCAGCGCTTGGCGGTGGAGCACGCGGCGCAATTGAACGAGGCCTACCAGACGCTGAAGAGTGCGCCCCGTCGGGCGCGCTACCTGCTGGCCGTCCGTGGGCACGAGCTGCCGCTCGAGGCGACCGTCAAGGACCCCGAGTTCCTGCTGCAGCAGATGCAGTGGCGGGAAGAGCTCGAGGAGTTGCAGGACAGTGCGGACCTGCCTGGTGTCGCGACCTTCAAGCGGCGACTCAAGGTGGCCCAGGCCGATCTGGACCAGGCTTTCTCCGCCTGCTGGAGCGACGACGCCCGTCGCGAGGAAGCCGAGCGCCTGGTGCGCCGCATGCAGTTCCTCGACAAGCTGACTCACGAAGTGCGCCAACTGGAAGAGCGCCTCGACGACTAA
- the iscA gene encoding iron-sulfur cluster assembly protein IscA, which yields MAISMTASAADHVRRSLEGRGKGEGIRLGVRTTGCSGLAYVLEFVDELAGEDMVFESFGVKVIIDPKSLVYLDGTELDFVREGLNEGFKFNNPNVRGECGCGESFNV from the coding sequence ATGGCCATCAGCATGACCGCTTCCGCCGCCGACCACGTGCGCCGTTCCCTCGAGGGGCGCGGCAAGGGTGAAGGTATCCGCCTGGGTGTTCGCACCACGGGTTGTTCCGGCCTGGCCTATGTCCTGGAGTTCGTCGATGAGTTGGCGGGCGAGGACATGGTCTTCGAAAGCTTCGGCGTGAAGGTGATCATCGACCCGAAGAGCTTGGTCTACCTCGACGGCACCGAGCTGGACTTCGTCCGCGAAGGCCTCAACGAGGGGTTCAAGTTCAACAACCCTAACGTTCGCGGCGAGTGTGGTTGCGGCGAGAGCTTCAACGTCTGA
- the iscU gene encoding Fe-S cluster assembly scaffold IscU, which translates to MAYSEKVIDHYENPRNVGKLDAEDPDVGTGMVGAPACGDVMRLQIKVNEQGVIEDAKFKTYGCGSAIASSSLATEWMKGKTLDEAAAIKNTTIAEELALPPVKIHCSVLAEDAIKAAVQDYKQKKGLL; encoded by the coding sequence ATGGCATACAGCGAAAAGGTCATCGACCACTACGAAAACCCGCGCAACGTCGGCAAGCTCGACGCTGAAGATCCCGATGTCGGTACCGGCATGGTCGGCGCTCCGGCGTGCGGCGACGTGATGCGCCTGCAGATCAAGGTCAACGAGCAGGGCGTCATCGAAGACGCCAAGTTCAAGACCTACGGCTGCGGTTCGGCCATCGCCTCCAGTTCCCTCGCCACCGAGTGGATGAAGGGCAAGACCCTGGACGAAGCCGCTGCGATCAAGAACACCACCATTGCCGAAGAACTGGCGCTGCCGCCGGTGAAGATCCACTGCTCGGTCCTGGCCGAGGACGCCATCAAGGCGGCTGTCCAGGACTACAAGCAGAAGAAGGGTCTGCTCTAA